The Hydra vulgaris chromosome 14, alternate assembly HydraT2T_AEP genome includes the window aaaaagttaataaaagtgcaaatcacaatatttaaacaaccaGATTCCAatcacatatttaaaattatgccCCTAGcaagctttttgttttttttttaactttgtgtaacgacatggagcaaactccaaacattaaTATATTCATGTTTATGTAAAGCTTTTCAAAAGTATTGCGATAATCGTATTCTGTTAACAATAGGCCCCTAAAATGTTAACTTCCCATTTCATCGCTATTTTCATCGCTCTCACACATTAATAGCATTTCATGCCATTAGCGTGAGAGCGATGAGTTTGTATATAGGtacattattttaacatttttttttaacatttttttaacatttttaacattccACGCCAAGTCTtgactcaaataaaaaatcaaagtagcCCATAGGAGCCTAACTTCtcctattataattatttttaaaatatattttgcatagcGTAATTTGTAGACGATCCCTAAGCAAATAATGACAAAcgatttatttgtattttgagTTAGTGTCAGCTTGAAGTTTCTAAGCTGAATTTTAAGTACATGGAAAatcgttttaaaaaacaataagtaaatagaaaataaaatgaacTTTGATCTTGATAAAgtttacttgattttaaaagagTAATTTTAAGAGATTTCgttaaagtataattaaaatgttactgGAAAACTCACATTTTGCTTTAAACGTAAATAACATAacttgatgaatataaattttataaatatttaatgtttcaaGCTGACGTATGAGAGGTTCGCTGTGCTGTTTGCTCCAAATATTATTCTGCAAGCATGTTTTTATTtgctacaactttttttgagtttagtaTGATTCGTTCTACAaacaataagcaaaaaaataagtaCAGCTAAAGATTTGATAAGAGAGTGGACATTAGTTGGAAAAAAACTTGCCAAAGACACTGTGCAGAAGTTGATGTCATCGATTAGCCTAAATGTTCACTTATTTATTCGATGCagtaaaaaatactaaaataaaaaacatttttataatcttcaagTTCCTTAAACTAAAGTAAACGCAAAAACTATAACATTTACTAAGGAACTTGTagattataagttttttttttttttttagtatttttcacTGCATCGAATAAATAAGTGAGCATTTACACTGATCGATGACATCAACTTCTGCACAATGTCTTTGGTAAGTTTTTTTCCAACCAATGTCCACTCTCTTATCAAATCTTTATATGTACTTATTATTTTGCCACTcttacaaaaatatcttttacgAATTCCCCAAAATTTCTCGATGGGACGGAACTGTGGATGGTTTGGTGGATTCAAGCTTTTTGGTATAGATTTGATGTCTCTCGAATTGCATCACTCAACGGGCTTCATAGAACAATGAATAGAAGCAATTACAGGCCAGAACCTACAGTGAGCATTGTGACTTCGATAAAATGGCAAAAGTAGAGCTTGCAAGCATTCCTTGATGTAAACATCCGAGTTTAAAGTTGACGATGTGACGAAAGCTCGAGACTAAAACAGCAGTTGCATATTGCTTGCCACAAGAGAAGTTTCTTACCAAATTTATCCAATGATTTATACTTAAACTTGTTGCTGACACGTCCACGAATAATTAGAGTGTAAAATTTTGGACCTGGGATCTGTTTGAAGTAACATTTCTCATAAGTTTCGTCATCCATAATTATGCAGCCATTAAACTTTGTAAGCaacttttgtaactttcttgATGAAAATCACTGAAATCTTAAACCCTTTGGCTCTTTCTCTGTTCTATAAGCCGGGTTTTGCATGAATGATCGTTGAATACTAATTGCTGCTTTCTTATTTCTAAAACCACCTTTTCTTCCTGACCCTTTTGCTAGTTTGATAGATAGAGAGCTCTTGTATCgttttatgattatataaaCAGTAGTTTTGCTAGATTCAGAAGCTTTAGCGATTGAAATTAACAATGCAGAAAGATTTTCTAGATAGTTGTGCAGAactttttttcgtttttctaaCTGTTCTTATGACAtattaaatgagaaaaatattttaacagatttgttgatgtttttatttaatactatcATTACATTATGTttcactcaaaaaaaaaatttaatgtgtttGTGACAAGTGTTAAAATGAAATTCATCGTTCCAAATTTAACGATCGGATGAATTAAATAAGCCCAATTgaaaatctagttttttttgtgGATAGAGTAGCGAACTCGGCTACTGTTTATGGCATGAaactcattaaataaaaaaacattattgattGAAAGTTGTCACCCTAATCAAGTTGCAATTCTATCGCCAATTCTTTTCAACTCTAAACTCAAATCAGTTGATTGCTACAAGTAAGTAGGAAtcctaacaaaaaaaatcttaactgaGATAATCAGTGgataaaaattcataatacAATCAAGTCATTGTCCAACTTACTAAAGCGACTTTTGTGAGATTGGGCGTAGGATCTATAAATTTGAAGTAGATTTAATTAAGTGTGACCAAAAAAAATTGGTCACACTCAATTAAACCTACTTCAAATTTATAGATCCTACGCACGATCTCACATTCTGTACAGCGCTCCAATACTCTCGTCTTGCAGTATTGCAGCAAAAAAAGAGCTACAACTATTGCGCAAACAATCAATCAAAGTTATTGAGATCGATGCAACAAACTTAATTCATTATCTGTCACAATATCATTATCAATATCTGTCACAATATTGAAGAGCttatcgataaaaaaaaaaaaaaaaaaaatttaagccaACATATGCAATAATCTCAAACCACAGGCAGAAACCCTGACAgattatcatataaaaatactGGTAACTctacattgtatagaaaaacgTTTATTCAGAAACATTTATGTATACTTCGAGATGGTACAGAAAATCTATACCTTCGTTAGTAATTCTCTGTTAGCAGAGATTGCATTTCGAAATTTGAAATTCGAAAATTCCGGAATTCGTTTTGATAATATAGCTTCAAATTCCGAATATTTTTCCAGCGaattccaaaattaaaatttagtttttcgtGTTCtcttcaacttttaaattgtgttttgtttctgtacatataaatattctACATTCTAATTCAATAAGaagaattaaagaaaacaattgtAAATTACAGTTATCATGCATAATACAAGAAGAAATAGAGAAAACATTCCTAAATTGCAGTTAGCGGTTTTATGACTTCATTTCATATCCACGTGTAATAAATTGTTGAGATTTGTATAATGCGTTATTGCGTTATTAGTAGTAGAAAAAGGTGGGTCCTGGGCCAAAATTTTTTAACCTATAAGCCTTCTATAATATCTACATTTATTCAAGCTTTATTTTCTAAgctcataataaaaagaaaataataattataaaattaatttttgcaaatttataaCTAGTTCATAAAAAATTCCAATTCTTGCAAGAACTGAAATCTCTGCATAGAATTTTTCAAGCTATAATTTCATAACTGAAATCTCATTGAGGTCCTCAGCGTAAAAGTAATCTAGCTACGCATAATAGTAAACTACTCCttttaaatcagaaaaactTCCAGATTTCCCAACTTGCTCATCACCAGAGTTTAATGTTACTACTAATCTTCTACCATTAGTAACGCTAGGCATGGAGTCATTTTTGccaaaatttatgtaaaaagagATAGATGTTGTTGAATCAATTTTTGGTTTTGATAGATACAATAGTCCAGATGATCTATTAGCAAATGAAGTAATATTAATTCTATTCCatgaagataaataaaaatctactaAACTAGATGAGCAGTTTATACATCTGCTATTATTATCATATCCAGGAAATATTGTATAATTACTATAGTTACAGTGTCCGAGGTTGAATAACTAAGTCATTGTTTTTAGATTTACCTATAACATGcattctaatatattttaaatgaacaCCATTTTATTACTTGCAGTgttcaataatatataatcattACCATAAGTTGTGTTCAAATATCTAAATGTGGATGAGTTTAGTTTATGATCTGAAATAAATGGGggtattattgaaatatttgctTGTTGCGTTgaacttattataataaaaagttgcaaCAAATATGTAAGTGGATTTccagttttattgtttaattcaatttttagatTAGTTTTAAATGGTAAATCAAGTGTAAAGTATCCTCCTAATTCAATATTAGAATGCATATTACAACCTTGTAAAGAGTTAGTATAAAATGGTCTACCAAGTGGAGCGAATAATAAATCATAAGCTATATTTCCTATGCAAAGCGTATTATCTGCATATATCCTAATAAGTATGTTGCTTGATACCCTTCCATTAGGATTTGTTCCTTTAAATTCTAACCATAGTTTTCTGAGAATACCAGGACCACTATTTTGAATTAAACTGCTGTTCCATCAGTATCTGTATTTGCTTCAAGAGTCTGGGATTTTACTCCCATGCATGTTAAACTTGAATTTGGTACTATTTCTAAACTGCTAGGATTAGGTATCATTGTGTCAACATAGTACTTTGTAGCAGCATCTTTTAAGTTAGTAGGTTCtgctaaatttattaatttattaaaattcaaatcaaTATCACTAGTTGCATTATTTAGTCCATCTCTTCTAAGAAATGTATTATTAGCTTGAGACAATGTTACTCGTTCACTACTGTTTGTGTATTTGAGCTATTTGTTGTTCTTCCGAATATATCAACAggcatttttatataagcaagatttttttaattatataatttatcaataatattcaGAAAATCATATCCTTCATCCAATTTTTCTAAAACGTAAAGGCACAAGTGTCCACATAATGAGGTGTCTCCAAATTGAACTCTATCACACCTATCATAAACAGGACTTTTCAAATAATCAACAAGTTCAACTGGTGGAGGTTGTGCATAAGAGTCAGAGGAGTACTTTTTGTTACCGtctttataccaacaaatcTAATGAAATTCATTTGTACTTGAATCTCTTTTActtaatattccacattcttttCTTTTCATACTCTTTGGTAATTGGTCTCTTAAAAAttcacctttaaaattttttaattttagtctttttgctgctttttataattgaaagtttgttagtggttcatttggtaatattattttttaaaagaaataatattaccaaatgaatcttatttataaaaagaaataattttacagtattttattatttaaatgatttcttaataatctaaatttaaatagatgTTTAGATAATCTATTCCAATTGAcattatctaaattattttttaataattcaataacatttttatttcaagataATTTCTACCAATcaaatttatctaatttatcAACATTATCTTTTAATAGTTCTATCGCGTTTGTATTTGTAGAAAGCCATTTTCAATTTACTTTATCTAAATTTTCTCTTAATATGTCAATAGCAGCTGGTTTTGCAGATAAATTTTCCCAATTAATAACATTTACCATTTTTATGTACACaagaaaaaaactgtaaaacacaTAAGAGAAACCTACTATGTGTTTTTAATTATGTCTCAATTCTCTTTTAACAATTCAATGGCGTTTGGATTTGCAGATAACCATTTCCAATCTACTTTATCTAAATTTTCTCTTAATATGTCAATAGCAGCTGGTTTTGCAGATAAATTTTCCCAATTAATAACATATACCATTTTTATGTacacaagaaaaaaattgcaaaacacATAACAGAAACCTATTAtgtgtttttaattatgttttttcgAACTAATTATAATATTCTTCACATTATCTGaattaattgtaatattaatTATCTTAGATTTGCATCTTCTACTTCTTCTTGGACTTCTTCTACTTCTTCTTCGACTTCTTTTACTTCTTCTTCGACTTTTTCAACTTCTTCTTCGACTTCTTCTTCAGATTCGTCTTCGTCTTTATCTCTGCCTACATATTTGTATTTAGTTTCTGTAcgatctattttatatttactaatacGTCCAGTTTCATATATGGTAATTTTATCACTATTTCTAAATTCAtcaatattctttaaataaattacaacaatatctattttattattagcaaGGTAAACgccttttattatttcttttttacttcttcgtttattaaatctttatctGTAATATTAGCtgctataattattattttttcttcaggtATTAATGATGAtcgtatttttaattttagtgtgtgattttccattttatatattttatatatattaaaaaaattttattgtaattttatatatgtacaCTTCTATAATATTATACAAGTCTAAAAATGGATCatatttatcagtattatattaTCAGTACTCCtttgcattttttcttttcttttctataaattttgtatGAATACAACTTGAATCTGTGTCCTACAAATTCTTAAATTTGTTCTCCACCTGATTCATCTTTGAACATtccaattacttttttatttcaatcaattttaaattatttattgatgGATATTTTGGAtcaaattcacttgtatcaaatcTACTTTTAATATCGTTTATAATATCATCGTAGAaatcttctgtttttatttcatatgcTAATGAATCAGTATCTGTGAATAATAGTTTTTCTCtatctgaatattttttctttacatagTCATAATGAAATTCATACATTAAAGTTTTACTCAAATCTAATATGCACATTCCTAAGTAAATCGGtttattatacattaatttaGTTCTTTTCATGTAAATCGCTATTAAATTT containing:
- the LOC136091128 gene encoding uncharacterized protein PF3D7_1120000-like; protein product: MENHTLKLKIRSSLIPEEKIIIIAANITDKDLINEENIDEFRNSDKITIYETGRISKYKIDRTETKYKYVGRDKDEDESEEEVEEEVEKVEEEVKEVEEEVEEVQEEVEDANLR